The DNA window CATTCGTGTGGTGGTCCTCGATGTAAATGACCATATCCCAAAGTTTACACAGTCTGTTTATCGAGTGAGTGTTCCCGAGAACCTCAGCTCTGGAACTCGGGTGCTCATGGTAAACGCAACTGATCCAGATGAAGGAATCAATGGGGAAGTGGTGTATTCATTCCGGAATATGGAAAGCAAAGCTTCTGAAATTTTCCAGTTGGATCCTCGAACTGGAGAAGTCTTAATACGGGGGTCTCTGGATTTTGAGAAATATAGGTTCTATGAGATGGAAATTCAAGGCCAAGATGGTGGAGGTCTCTCCACCAGTGCTAAGATGTTGATCACAATTGTGGACGTTAACGATAATGCTCCAGAAATAACTATCACATCTTCTACTAATTCAGTGCTGGAGAATTCTCCTCCAGGTACAGTAATTTCTCTTCTAAATGTGCAAGATCAAGACTCCGGAGAAAATGGTCAAGTCTCCTGTTTCATTCCTAACAATCTGCCTTTTAAATTAGAAAAGACCTATGAAAATTATTACAAGTTGATAACAAACAGCGAGCTGGACAGGGAGCAGGTCCAGAGCTACAATATAACATTGACAGCCACAGATCATGGAAGTCCGCCCTTGTCTACAGAAACTCACATTTCACTGAATGTAGCGGATGACAATGATAACCCGCCCACTTTTGCTTACTCCTCTTACTCTGCCTACATTCCTGAAAACAACCCCAGAGGAGCCTCCTTCTTCTCAGTGACTGCTGTGGACCGGGACAGTAGAGAGAACGCCCAGATCACTTACTCTCTGGTTGAGGATACCCTCCAGGGAGCACCTCTATCTTCCTATGTCTCCATCAACTCTGACACCGGAGTCCTGTATGCACTGAGCTCCTTTGACTATGAACAGTTCCGTGACCTGAAGCTGTGGGTGACAGCACTGGACAGCGGGAACCCACCACTCAGTAGCAACGTGTCACTGAGCATATTTGTGCTAGACCAGAATGACAATGCACCAGAGATCCTgtaccccaccctccccaccgaTGGCTCCACAGGCGTGGAGCTGGCACCCCGTTCTGCAGAGCCCGGCTACCTGGTGACCAAAGTGGTGGCAGTGGACCAAGATTCTGGCCAGAATGCCTGGCTGTCCTACCTCCTGCTCAAGGCCAGTGAGCCAGGGCTCTTCACGGTGGGGCTGCACACGGGCGAGGTGCGCACGGCGAGGGCCCTTCTGGACAGAGATGCACTCAAGCAGAGCTTGGTGGTGGCCGTCCAGGACCACGGCCAGCCTCCACTCTCAGCCACTGTCACA is part of the Equus quagga isolate Etosha38 unplaced genomic scaffold, UCLA_HA_Equagga_1.0 HiC_scaffold_4435_RagTag, whole genome shotgun sequence genome and encodes:
- the LOC124232305 gene encoding LOW QUALITY PROTEIN: protocadherin gamma-A11-like (The sequence of the model RefSeq protein was modified relative to this genomic sequence to represent the inferred CDS: inserted 1 base in 1 codon); the encoded protein is MANRLLRLDRRGLVLVYIFLGTLRESGARKIRYSVPEETDKGFFVGNISKDLGLEPWELTERRVRIVSRGKTQLFALSPRSGSLITAGRIDREELCETLSSCLLNMEILVEDTLRIYGVEVEIMDINDNAPSFREEEVEIKVSEHATPGSRFPLPNARDPDVGINSLQRYQLNSNSYFSLQVRGGTDGAKNPELVLEGSLDREKQAAHHLLLTALDGGDPIRQGAVPIRVVVLDVNDHIPKFTQSVYRVSVPENLSSGTRVLMVNATDPDEGINGEVVYSFRNMESKASEIFQLDPRTGEVLIRGSLDFEKYRFYEMEIQGQDGGGLSTSAKMLITIVDVNDNAPEITITSSTNSVLENSPPGTVISLLNVQDQDSGENGQVSCFIPNNLPFKLEKTYENYYKLITNSELDREQVQSYNITLTATDHGSPPLSTETHISLNVADDNDNPPTFAYSSYSAYIPENNPRGASFFSVTAVDRDSRENAQITYSLVEDTLQGAPLSSYVSINSDTGVLYALSSFDYEQFRDLKLWVTALDSGNPPLSSNVSLSIFVLDQNDNAPEILYPTLPTDGSTGVELAPRSAEPGYLVTKVVAVDQDSGQNAWLSYLLLKASEPGLFTVGLHTGEVRTARALLDRDALKQSLVVAVQDHGQPPLSATVTLTVAVADSIPDILADLDSLESPANPDESSLTLYLVVAVAAVSCVFLAFVIVLLALRLQRWHTSRLLQASGGGLVGVPASHFVGVDGVRAFLQTYSHEVSLTADSRKSHLIFPQPNYADTLISQESCEKSEPLLIAEDSAAGFGKCDPTSNQVRFISCXPNCWCLCTSLKWLFSPKPIIKTVSGGGTCSVHTEQYM